In a single window of the Zea mays cultivar B73 chromosome 5, Zm-B73-REFERENCE-NAM-5.0, whole genome shotgun sequence genome:
- the LOC103625753 gene encoding protein VAC14 homolog: protein MAEILVRRAGSTDEFTRLTSITWINEFVKLGGEQLVPYYADILGAVLPCISDEEEKIRVVARETNEELRAIKADPAEGFDIGAILSIAKRELNSEHEATRIEALHWFFTLLDRYCAEFLAYLNDIFDPLLNALSDPSDAVSFL from the exons ATGGCTGAAATACTCGTTCGGAGGGCAGGCTCTACTGATGAATTCACTCGGTTGACATCTATCACATGG ATCAACGAGTTTGTGAAGCTTGGTGGGGAACAACTTGTTCCCTACTATGCAGATATATTGGGCGCTGTCTTACCATGCATATCTGACGAGGAGGAGAAAATCCGAGTG GTTGCACGCGAAACAAATGAGGAACTCCGTGCTATAAAAGCTGATCCAGCTGAGGGATTTGATATCGGAGCAATTCTTTCAATCGCAAAAAG AGAATTGAACAGTGAACATGAGGCCACTCGAATCGAAGCATTGCATTGGTTCTTCACTTTGCTGGATCGATATTGTGCTGAG TTCTTGGCTTACCTGAACGATATTTTTGATCCACTCCTAAATGCACTTTCTGATCCTTCGGACGCGGTGAGTTTTCTTTGA
- the LOC103625754 gene encoding protein NRT1/ PTR FAMILY 5.6, protein METTKSLEVARGAMDDDDHEEAWVHDSSVDHRGRSPARATTGSWKAAMFIILIEFSERLSYFGIATSLMIYLTKVLQEEMKAAAKNANYWMSVTTLMPLLGGFLADGYLGRFSTVVVSTAVYLLGLTVLATAQLAPGLGPDRSPRLHEALFFAGIYLVSAGTGGHKPALESFGADQFDEAHAAERVRKMSFFNWWNCALCSGVLLGVTAVVYAQDRAGWGAATVALAAVMAASLAVFLAGRRYYRYRVPEGSPLTPLLQVLVAAFRNRRLPLPDDDAELYEVRRPQSGKRRLLCHTYQLRFLDKAAIVVEPGAGEDACGPWRLATVTQVEETKLVLAMVPIWVCTLPFGMAVAQVSTFFIKQSSVMDRRLGPHFEPPPASVFALSAVAMIGTVAAYDKALVPYLRRATGGERGISILGRVGIGMAFAIAGLGVAAAVERRRLLSAGAARPSTSVLWLVPQFALMGVADGFALVGLQEYFYEQVPDGMRSLGIGLYLSVIGAGSFLSSLVITAADRASSRGGRAGWFAKDLNRSRLDLFYWLLACISAVNLAFYALVATKCSYKQTVRAGRVGDEVECAA, encoded by the exons ATGGAGACGACCAAGAGCTTGGAGGTTGCTAGGGGCGCcatggacgacgacgaccacgagGAGGCGTGGGTGCACGACTCCTCCGTCGATCACCGCGGGAGGTCTCCCGCCCGCGCCACCACCGGGTCCTGGAAGGCCGCCATGTTCATCATCC TGATCGAGTTCAGCGAGAGGCTGAGCTACTTCGGCATAGCCACGAGCCTCATGATCTACCTCACCAAGGTGCTGCAAGAGGAGATGAAGGCGGCCGCCAAGAATGCCAACTACTGGATGAGCGTCACCACGCTCATGCCCCTGCTCGGCGGCTTCCTCGCCGACGGCTACCTCGGCAGGTTCTCCACCGTCGTCGTCTCCACCGCCGTCTACCTGCTG GGCCTGACGGTGCTGGCGACGGCGCAGCTGGCGCCGGGGCTGGGGCCCGACCGCTCGCCGCGCCTGCACGAGGCGCTCTTCTTCGCCGGCATCTACCTGGTGTCCGCCGGCACCGGCGGGCACAAGCCGGCCCTGGAGAGCTTCGGCGCGGACCAGTTCGACGAGGCCCACGCGGCGGAGCGGGTGCGCAAGATGTCCTTCTTCAACTGGTGGAACTGCGCGCTCTGCTCGGGCGTCCTGCTCGGCGTCACCGCCGTCGTCTACGCGCAGGACCGCGCCGGCTGGGGCGCCGCCACCGTCGCGCTCGCCGCCGTCATGGCCGCCTCGCTCGCCGTCTTCCTCGCCGGCCGCCGGTACTACCGCTACAGGGTGCCCGAGGGCAGCCCGCTCACGCCGCTGCTCCAGGTCCTCGTCGCCGCCTTCAGGAATAGGCGACTCCCGCTGCCGGACGACGACGCCGAGCTGTACGAGGTCAGGCGGCCGCAGAGTGGCAAGAGGAGGCTGCTTTGCCACACCTACCAGCTGAG GTTCCTCGACAAGGCAGCCATAGTAGTGGAGCCCGGCGCCGGCGAGGACGCCTGCGGGCCGTGGCGGCTGGCGACGGTGACGCAGGTGGAGGAGACAAAGCTGGTGCTGGCGATGGTGCCCATCTGGGTGTGCACGCTGCCCTTCGGCATGGCGGTGGCGCAGGTGTCCACCTTCTTCATCAAGCAGAGCAGCGTGATGGACCGTCGCCTGGGCCCGCACTTCGAGCCCCCGCCGGCGTCGGTGTTCGCGCTGTCGGCGGTGGCCATGATCGGCACGGTGGCGGCCTACGACAAGGCGCTGGTGCCGTACCTGCGGCGCGCCACGGGAGGGGAGCGCGGGATCAGCATCCTTGGGCGCGTGGGCATCGGCATGGCGTTCGCCATCGCGGGGCTGGGCGTGGCGGCGGCGGTGGAGCGGCGGCGCCTGCTGTCGGCGGGCGCCGCGCGGCCGTCGACGTCGGTGCTGTGGCTTGTGCCGCAGTTCGCGCTGATGGGCGTGGCCGACGGGTTCGCGCTGGTGGGCCTGCAGGAGTACTTCTACGAGCAGGTCCCCGACGGCATGCGCAGCCTGGGCATCGGCCTCTACCTCAGCGTCATTGGCGCCGGGAGCTTCCTGAGCAGCCTGGTGATCACGGCGGCGGACCGCGCCAGCTCCCGCGGAGGGCGCGCCGGCTGGTTCGCCAAGGACCTCAACCGCAGCAGGCTGGACCTCTTCTACTGGCTGCTGGCGTGCATCAGCGCCGTCAACCTGGCATTCTACGCGCTGGTCGCCACCAAGTGCTCGTACAAGCAGACCGTCAGGGCCGGCAGGGTCGGCGACGAGGTCGAGTGCGCCGCGTAG